Proteins encoded within one genomic window of Eleutherodactylus coqui strain aEleCoq1 chromosome 1, aEleCoq1.hap1, whole genome shotgun sequence:
- the LOC136587697 gene encoding collagenase 3-like — MIHCLVLFSLCYGALAMPTPESNGDISSTDQDFAQEYLNHFYSSTTNEKESFTEKLEAMQKFFSMKVTGKLDTATMNMMKTPRCGMPDVAEFSTFSGRPRWQKTSITYRILNYTPDLPASVVDDSIQRAFNVWSQVTPLRFNKVNNREDADILIQFSARGHGDQNAFDGPNGVLAHAYGPGAQIGGDAHFDEDERWTNNRAGFNLFLVAAHEFGHSLGLDHSADRQALMFSTYRYVETNNFRLSQDDINGIQSLYGRRRQ; from the exons ATGATACATTGCCTGGTTCTCTTTTCGCTGTGTTATGGCGCTCTTGCCATGCCAACACCTGAAAGCAATGGCGACATCAGTTCTACAGATCAGGACTTCGCACAG GAATACTTGAACCATTTTTACTCATCCACCACTAACGAAAAAGAATCATTTACGGAAAAACTTGAGGCAATGCAAAAGTTCTTCAGTATGAAAGTAACAGGAAAGCTGGACACCGCCACGATGAATATGATGAAAACCCCGAGATGTGGTATGCCAGATGTGGCAGAGTTCAGTACATTCTCCGGAAGACCAAGATGGCAGAAAACCTCTATTACCTACAG AATCTTGAATTACACCCcagatcttcctgcttctgtggtTGACGATTCGATCCAGCGAGCATTCAATGTATGGAGCCAAGTCACCCCACTCAGGTTCAACAAAGTCAACAACAGAGAAGACGCAGATATCCTCATCCAGTTTAGTGCAAGAG GACATGGTGATCAGAATGCATTTGATGGCCCCAATGGTGTACTAGCTCATGCCTATGGTCCTGGAGCTCAAATAGGTGGTGATGCTCATTTTGATGAAGATGAAAGATGGACAAATAACCGAGCAG GCTTCAATCTATTTCTGGTGGCTGCACATGAATTTGGACATTCCTTGGGACTTGATCACTCTGCTGACCGTCAGGCCTTGATGTTCTCCACTTACCGTTATGTAGAGACAAACAATTTTCGCCTGTCACAAGATGACATCAATGGAATACAGTCCCTGTATGGTAGAAGACGCCAGTAA